A stretch of Cupriavidus necator DNA encodes these proteins:
- a CDS encoding DUF4136 domain-containing protein: MALLAALLLSGCASTVVTDVTAFRQPGWQNDAPRTYSFERSAEQAAQLDRQTYEQWLATALAGIGFEQVPAKQARYRVSMDFDAAPGIVRVAETVYPDPWYGPWGPYWGPGYYRPYGPWGPWGPWGPGYWPPQTVVRDISVTFSSLRVYFRDAASGKRVYQVTAQNQTENGSLPAVMPYLIRSAFTDFPAESGRPRRVTLEVEKDAK, translated from the coding sequence ATGGCGTTGCTGGCGGCGCTGCTGCTGTCGGGGTGCGCCAGCACCGTGGTGACCGATGTCACGGCGTTCCGCCAGCCCGGCTGGCAGAACGATGCGCCGCGCACCTACAGCTTCGAGCGCAGCGCCGAGCAGGCGGCGCAGCTGGACCGCCAGACCTATGAGCAGTGGCTGGCCACGGCGCTGGCGGGGATCGGCTTCGAGCAGGTGCCGGCGAAACAGGCGCGCTATCGCGTCAGCATGGATTTCGATGCCGCGCCCGGCATCGTGCGCGTGGCCGAGACCGTCTACCCGGACCCGTGGTACGGCCCGTGGGGCCCGTACTGGGGGCCTGGCTACTACCGCCCGTACGGGCCCTGGGGTCCGTGGGGCCCATGGGGCCCGGGCTACTGGCCGCCGCAGACCGTGGTGCGCGACATTTCGGTGACGTTCTCCAGCCTGCGGGTGTATTTCAGGGATGCGGCCAGCGGCAAGCGGGTCTACCAGGTCACCGCGCAGAACCAGACCGAGAACGGCAGCCTGCCTGCGGTCATGCCCTACCTGATCCGCAGCGCCTTTACCGACTTCCCGGCCGAGAGCGGCCGTCCGCGCCGGGTGACGCTCGAGGTCGAGAAGGACGCAAAGTAG
- a CDS encoding NADP-dependent malic enzyme gives MSSKNSGDAPQHAPNSPEAQLRLAALEYHRSPTKGKIQVTATKALSNQRDLSLAYSPGVAYACEEIAKDPATAAEYTSRANLVAVVTNGTAVLGLGDIGPLAGKPVMEGKGCLFKKFAGIDVFDIELDARDPDKIVEIVAALEPTLGGVNLEDIKAPECFYIEQKLRERMNIPVFHDDQHGTAIISTAALLNGLKVVGKDVAKVKLAVSGAGAAAIACLDTMVSLGVKRENISVVDSKGVIYVGRDANMEANKARYAQDTSARTLADIVKDADVFLGCSTAGVLTAEMVKTMADKPIILALANPEPEIRPEVAKAARPDCIIATGRSDYPNQVNNVLCFPYIFRGALDCGATKITEAMKLACVKAIAELAEAELNDAVAAAYGGRELKFGPDYIIPTPFDQRLIEKIAPAVAKAAEESGVATRPIKDLEAYRQQLSTYVYHTGLIMKPVFSAAKAAPKRVAYAEGEEERVLRAVQTVVDEGLARPTLIGRPHVIQMRIEKAGLRLKAGVDFDLVNPEEDPRYRAYHEAYHALRGRDGVTPDMAKVALRRSNTLIGAMLMHMGDADALLCGTVGRFEAHLEHVRDVIGLAPGAKVFAAMNALMLEKHTLFITDTFVNDDPTADELAAITQLAAEEIARFGLVPKVALMSHSMFGSSTRPSARKMREAAGILAKVAPHLEVEGEMQGDAALDEDVRRHFLPSTKLAGSANLLVMPTLDAANIAFNLLKITGGQGVTVGPILLGAAKPVHILNPQATTRRIVNMTAVAVAESNAVR, from the coding sequence ATGAGCAGCAAGAATAGCGGTGATGCACCGCAACATGCCCCGAACAGTCCTGAAGCGCAATTGCGCCTCGCCGCGCTGGAATACCATCGCAGCCCCACCAAGGGAAAGATCCAGGTAACCGCGACCAAGGCGCTGTCCAACCAGCGCGACCTGTCGCTGGCCTATTCGCCGGGCGTGGCCTATGCCTGCGAGGAAATCGCCAAGGATCCCGCCACTGCCGCCGAGTACACCTCGCGCGCCAACCTGGTGGCCGTGGTCACCAACGGCACCGCCGTGCTGGGCCTGGGCGATATCGGCCCGCTGGCCGGCAAGCCGGTGATGGAGGGCAAGGGCTGCCTGTTCAAGAAGTTCGCCGGCATCGATGTGTTCGACATCGAGCTCGACGCGCGCGACCCGGACAAGATCGTCGAGATCGTTGCCGCGCTCGAGCCCACGCTGGGCGGCGTGAACCTGGAAGACATCAAGGCGCCGGAGTGCTTCTACATCGAGCAGAAGCTGCGCGAGCGCATGAACATCCCCGTCTTCCACGACGACCAGCACGGCACCGCCATCATTTCCACCGCGGCGCTGCTCAATGGCCTGAAGGTGGTCGGCAAGGACGTGGCCAAGGTGAAGCTGGCCGTGTCCGGCGCCGGCGCGGCTGCCATTGCCTGCCTGGACACCATGGTCAGCCTCGGCGTGAAGCGCGAGAACATCTCGGTGGTGGACTCCAAGGGCGTGATCTATGTTGGCCGCGACGCCAACATGGAAGCCAACAAGGCGCGCTACGCGCAGGACACCTCGGCGCGCACGCTGGCTGACATCGTCAAGGACGCCGACGTCTTCCTGGGTTGCTCGACCGCCGGCGTGCTGACCGCCGAGATGGTCAAGACCATGGCCGACAAGCCCATCATCCTGGCGCTGGCCAACCCCGAGCCGGAAATCCGCCCGGAAGTGGCCAAGGCCGCGCGCCCGGACTGCATCATCGCCACTGGCCGTTCGGACTACCCGAACCAGGTCAACAACGTGCTGTGCTTCCCGTACATCTTCCGCGGCGCGCTGGATTGCGGCGCGACCAAGATCACGGAAGCGATGAAGCTGGCCTGCGTCAAGGCCATCGCCGAGCTGGCCGAGGCCGAACTCAACGACGCCGTTGCCGCCGCCTACGGCGGCCGCGAGCTGAAGTTCGGCCCGGACTACATCATCCCGACGCCGTTCGACCAGCGCCTGATCGAGAAGATCGCGCCGGCGGTGGCCAAGGCCGCGGAAGAATCCGGCGTGGCCACGCGCCCGATCAAGGATCTCGAGGCGTATCGCCAGCAGCTGTCCACCTATGTCTATCACACCGGCCTGATCATGAAGCCGGTATTCTCGGCCGCCAAGGCTGCGCCCAAGCGCGTTGCCTACGCCGAGGGCGAGGAAGAGCGCGTGCTGCGTGCCGTGCAGACCGTGGTCGACGAAGGGCTGGCCCGCCCCACCCTGATCGGCCGCCCGCACGTGATCCAGATGCGCATCGAGAAGGCCGGCCTGCGCCTCAAGGCCGGGGTGGACTTCGATCTGGTCAATCCGGAAGAAGACCCACGCTATCGCGCCTACCACGAGGCCTACCACGCGCTGCGCGGCCGCGACGGCGTGACGCCGGACATGGCCAAGGTGGCACTGCGCCGCTCCAACACGCTGATCGGCGCCATGCTGATGCATATGGGCGATGCCGATGCGCTGCTGTGCGGCACGGTGGGCCGCTTCGAGGCACACCTCGAGCACGTGCGCGACGTGATCGGCCTGGCGCCGGGCGCCAAGGTGTTCGCCGCGATGAACGCGCTGATGCTGGAAAAGCATACGCTGTTCATCACCGACACCTTCGTCAACGACGATCCCACCGCCGATGAACTGGCCGCGATCACGCAACTGGCCGCTGAGGAAATCGCGCGTTTCGGCCTCGTTCCCAAGGTCGCGCTGATGTCGCACTCGATGTTCGGCTCCTCTACCCGTCCGTCGGCGCGCAAGATGCGCGAGGCCGCGGGGATCCTTGCCAAGGTGGCTCCGCACCTGGAAGTGGAAGGCGAGATGCAGGGCGACGCTGCCCTGGACGAAGACGTGCGCCGCCACTTCCTGCCGTCGACCAAGCTGGCCGGCAGCGCCAACCTGCTGGTGATGCCGACGCTGGACGCCGCCAATATCGCCTTCAACCTGCTCAAGATCACGGGCGGTCAGGGCGTCACGGTGGGCCCGATCCTGCTGGGCGCGGCCAAGCCGGTGCACATCCTGAACCCGCAAGCCACTACGCGCCGCATCGTCAACATGACGGCCGTGGCCGTGGCGGAGAGCAACGCGGTGCGCTGA